A portion of the Cryptomeria japonica chromosome 5, Sugi_1.0, whole genome shotgun sequence genome contains these proteins:
- the LOC131075159 gene encoding lipase-like PAD4, whose amino-acid sequence MDEDPLPFAPGKEQANYLSYCEILKRAWEETRSTAENSDNTYFRWSDQYESEGVVFITFPSFHIGDFTVTNSTYEQCDIKNENKFFSDRLKDDDDQPALVHKGALYKFLDIMQRSDLKTQMENLSKQGKEQSIIFVGHSIGGAIATLATICFLDKRLKNIYPLCITFGSPLVGNAALKESIGYHDWSGRFCHVVSKHDVVPRMLLAPFETVAVYLISIFSLRGSITGNVSDPQEACRKLLDNFKCLGESSPYKPFGTYMFCSTYGAACIEDSQAALEMLILTLQSIEENGIAEENDIAGLLISEHKNYGDMLDHVIKSGYSTRTANIVSESSIEMGLALQLESSVEMGIALQLEAMGFRTLTKSAFDALKKAADLKHRHDMDIVNLTSKLSTNQCRMAEVEWYSKKVRNDNSRCSYNVFKVQGEKMDVYVDGIRRHLHPFWDNIINMVKKHQLPSDFRSTDKWVYAGSAFRKIVEPLDIADFYHLHSDRGSYLSVENRPLRHRVLEKWLDDKKQTLLDSGQYGKKDRTTFASLTEDSCFWARVEEADKELANLQREQDQTVNAHLKKSLKDFEVYVSKMIEEKNISEEVFFEDSGFMIWWKEYREFQLQCSEEWKSSSPLLKSMEGVKKLGVQKTGF is encoded by the exons ATGGATGAAGATCCGTTACC GTTTGCTCCTGGAAAGGAGCAGGCAAATTATCTGTCTTATTGTGAAATCCTGAAAAGAGCTTGGGAGGAGACGCGCAGTACTGCAGAAAACAGTGACAATACTTATTTTCGTTGGAGTGATCAGTATGAAAGTGAAGGCGTAGTATTTATCACATTCCCTTCCTTTCACATAGGAGATTTCACTGTCACTAATAGTACATATGAACAATGCGATATCAAGAATGAGAACAAGTTCTTCTCTGACCGTCTCAAGGATGATGATGATCAACCGGCTCTTGTTCACAAAGGAGCTCTCTACAAGTTCCTTGATATTATGCAAAGATCAGACTTAAAAACCCAG ATGGAGAATTTATCCAAACAGGGAAAGGAACAATCCATTATATTTGTGGGTCATTCTATAGGAGGTGCTATAGCAACCCTGGCTACGATCTGCTTCCTGGATAAGAGGCTGAAAAATATCTATCCTTTATGCATTACATTTGGCTCTCCTTTGGTGGGAAATGCTGCTCTTAAAGAATCAATTGGTTACCATGATTGGTCTGGAAGattttgtcatgttgtttcaaaacATGATGTTGTTCCTCGCATGCTTCTTGCACCATTTGAAACAGTTGCAGTGTATTTGATTTCGATTTTTTCTCTGAGAGGGAGTATAACGGGCAATGTTTCTGATCCTCAAGAAGCTTGCAGGAAACTTCTTGACAATTTCAAGTGCCTTGGAGAGTCTAGCCCATATAAACCCTTTGGTACTTATATGTTCTGTTCAACTTACGGAGCAGCTTGTATCGAGGACAGTCAAGCTGCCTTGGAGATGTTAATTTTAACTTTGCAAAGCATAGAAGAAAATGGCATTGCAGAAGAAAATGATATTGCCGGTTTATTGATTTCAGAGCACAAAAATTATGGTGATATGCTGGATCATGTTATTAAAAGTGGATACTCAACAAGAACTGCAAACATCGTCTCAGAATCTTCCATTGAGATGGGACTGGCACTGCAATTAGAATCCTCCGTTGAGATGGGAATAGCACTGCAATTAGAAGCCATGGGTTTTCGGACTCTG ACTAAATCTGCATTTGATGCCCTGAAAAAAGCTGCAGATTTGAAACACAGGCATGACATGGACATTGTGAATCTAACTTCAAAGTTGAGCACTAACCAATGTAGAATGGCAGAGGTAGAATGGTACAGTAAAAAAGTGCGCAATGACAACAGTCGTTGCTCCTACAATGTTTTCAAAGTCCAGGGCGAAAAGATGGATGTTTATGTCGATGGCATTAGGAGACATCTACATCCCTTCTGGGATAACATTATTAATATGGTGAAGAAGCATCAATTGCCCAGTGACTTCCGAAGCACAGACAAATGGGTATATGCTGGCTCTGCATTCAGAAAAATTGTAGAGCCTCTGGACATTGCAGACTTCTATCATCTGCACAGCGACAGGGGAAGCTATCTCTCAGTTGAGAACAGGCCACTTCGTCATAGGGTTCTGGAAAAATGGCTGGATGATAAAAAGCAAACGCTCCTTGATAGTGGCCAATATGGAAAAAAGGATCGCACAACTTTTGCATCCTTAACTGAGGACTCTTGTTTTTGGGCTCGGGTAGAAGAAGCTGATAAAGAATTGGCAAATCTTCAGCGAGAGCAAGACCAAACAGTCAATGCCCATCTCAAGAAAAGCCTCAAAGATTTTGAAGTTTATGTGTCGAAGATGATCGAGGAGAAAAATATTTCCGAGGAGGTTTTCTTTGAAGATAGCGGGTTCATGATATGGTGGAAAGAATACAGAGAGTTTCAACTGCAATGCTCAGAAGAGTGGAAATCAAGCTCCCCTTTGCTCAAATCCATGGAAGGGGTCAAGAAATTGGGAGTTCAGAAGACGGGGTTTTGA